A section of the Solitalea canadensis DSM 3403 genome encodes:
- a CDS encoding ExbD/TolR family protein, translated as MNLRRRHKIGAEVNTSSLNDIMFFLLLFFLLASTLVAPHVIKVTLPKAATGQTVPKKNVNVSVTKDGQYFVDKQAVSEPQLEEILKSYEGKAEEVTVIINADSAAQVQPFVNVMDIASRHKLKLVVAAQKK; from the coding sequence ATGAATTTAAGAAGACGACATAAGATTGGAGCCGAAGTAAACACTTCATCACTGAATGATATCATGTTCTTCTTGTTGTTATTCTTTCTTCTGGCTTCAACTCTGGTAGCTCCACATGTAATTAAAGTTACGCTGCCTAAAGCAGCTACGGGACAAACAGTTCCTAAAAAGAACGTTAATGTTTCTGTAACTAAAGATGGCCAGTATTTTGTGGATAAACAAGCGGTATCGGAGCCACAACTCGAAGAAATTCTAAAAAGCTACGAAGGAAAAGCGGAAGAAGTTACTGTAATCATCAATGCTGATTCTGCTGCACAAGTACAACCATTTGTTAATGTGATGGATATCGCAAGCAGACATAAGCTAAAACTGGTAGTGGCTGCACAAAAAAAATAA
- a CDS encoding MotA/TolQ/ExbB proton channel family protein, producing the protein MFLLQITDSAQRVVDSMRNMPINTLPKQESLSLMDLVAKGGWVMIPLAILLFLALFIFFERYFTIRKANKTESSLMIQIRQYILSGNVDAAISVCKNNNTPIARMLQKGLVRIGKPIKEIEGSIENVGKLEVSKLEKNINILGIIAGIAPMLGFVGTISGVIRIFYNISLAGEINIGLVSGGLYEKMITSAAGLIIGIFAYIGHHILTMMVDRVILKMETDAIDFIDLLEEPTR; encoded by the coding sequence ATGTTTTTATTACAGATTACGGATTCCGCACAGCGCGTAGTTGATAGCATGAGAAACATGCCAATTAACACACTTCCTAAACAGGAAAGTTTAAGCTTAATGGATTTGGTTGCTAAAGGAGGCTGGGTAATGATTCCGTTAGCAATCTTATTATTTCTTGCATTATTTATCTTTTTTGAACGTTATTTTACTATACGCAAAGCAAACAAAACCGAATCATCGCTAATGATTCAAATTCGTCAATATATTCTTTCAGGAAATGTTGATGCTGCTATCAGCGTTTGTAAAAACAACAATACGCCTATCGCTCGCATGTTGCAAAAAGGATTGGTACGTATTGGCAAACCCATTAAGGAGATTGAAGGTTCAATTGAAAACGTAGGTAAGCTGGAAGTATCCAAACTGGAAAAAAATATTAACATTTTAGGAATTATTGCTGGTATTGCTCCAATGCTTGGTTTCGTGGGAACTATTTCAGGAGTAATTCGTATTTTCTATAATATTTCATTGGCAGGTGAAATCAATATCGGTTTAGTATCGGGAGGTTTATATGAAAAAATGATTACCTCTGCTGCCGGTTTGATCATTGGTATCTTTGCTTACATTGGCCACCATATCCTAACAATGATGGTTGACAGAGTTATTCTGAAAATGGAAACTGATGCAATTGACTTTATAGATCTGTTAGAGGAACCAACAAGATGA